From the Cervus elaphus chromosome 20, mCerEla1.1, whole genome shotgun sequence genome, one window contains:
- the LOC122677812 gene encoding late cornified envelope protein 3B-like, producing the protein MSCQQNQQQCQPPPKCPSPKCPPKSPAQRLPPASSCCAPTSEGGCCLGPHRRPRSHRCRRQSSSSCDGDGGLQSGRSGCGQGSGGCC; encoded by the coding sequence ATGTCCTGCCAGCAGAACCAGCAGCAGTGCCAGCCCCCTCCCAAGTGCCCCTCCCCCAAGTGCCCCCCAAAGAGCCCAGCCCAGCGTCTGCCTCCAGCCTCCTCGTGCTGCGCTCCCACCTCCGAGGGCGGCTGCTGCCTGGGCCCCCACAGGCGTCCCAGGTCCCACCGCTGCCGGCGCCAGAGCTCCAGCTCCTGCGATGGCGATGGTGGTCTGCAGTCCGGGCGCTCTGGCTGTGGCCAGGGATCTGGGGGCTGCTGCTGA
- the LOC122677413 gene encoding late cornified envelope protein 3B-like, whose amino-acid sequence MSCQQNQQQCQPPPKCPSPKCPPKSPAQCLPPASSGCAPTSEGGCCLGPHRRRRSHRCRRQSSGSCDGDGGLQSGRSGCGQGSGGCC is encoded by the coding sequence ATGTCCTGCCAGCAGAACCAGCAGCAGTGCCAGCCCCCTCCCAAGTGCCCCTCCCCCAAGTGCCCCCCAAAGAGCCCAGCCCAGTGCCTGCCTCCCGCCTCCTCAGGCTGCGCCCCCACCTCCGAGGGCGGCTGCTGCCTGGGCCCCCACAGGCGCCGCAGGTCCCACCGCTGCCGGCGCCAGAGCTCGGGCTCCTGCGATGGTGATGGTGGTCTGCAGTCCGGACGCTCCGGCTGTGGCCAGGGCTCTGGGGGCTGCTGCTGA